In Thamnophis elegans isolate rThaEle1 chromosome 4, rThaEle1.pri, whole genome shotgun sequence, the following proteins share a genomic window:
- the MRPL2 gene encoding 39S ribosomal protein L2, mitochondrial, with the protein MAISNLIQNFGSLLLSSSPHLPQISASFRPLYLVSQLGASREISTSTWVLASDPLWKCRTKYTIKPIPKPKTGGRDHTGRVRVNGIGGGNKQCYRMIDFQRLRYSNEAEPSPFEEKVLLVRYDPCRSGHIALVAGDKRKRWIIATENMAVGDIIKTSGKIERMAVSANDGDAYPVGALPLGTLINNLESHPGKGAQYIRAAGTCGVILRKMSGTAIIQLPSKRQIQVLETCMATVGRVSNVEHNQRDLGKAGRNRWLGKRPDSGLWQRKGGWAGRKIRPLPAIKSYVNLPVPAS; encoded by the exons ATGGCAATATCAAACTTGATCCAGAACTTTGGTTCCCTGCTGCTGTCTTCAAGTCCTCATCTTCCACAG ATCTCTGCATCTTTCCGACCGCTTTATCTGGTTAGCCAACTTGGTGCATCCCGTGAAATCAGTACTTCTACCTGGGTCTTAGCTAGTGATCCTTTGTGGAAATGCAGGACAAAGTATACCATTAAGCCCATTCCCAAACCAAAGACAGGAGGTCGCGATCACACAG GTCGTGTCCGTGTGAATGGAATTGGAGGAGGAAATAAACAATGCTACCGTATGATTGATTTCCAAAGACTGCGTTATTCAAATGAAGCAGAGCCTAGTCCATTTGAGGAAAAAGTGCTTTTGGTCCGATATGATCCGTGTAG ATCAGGTCATATAGCTCTAGTGGCTGGAGACAAACGGAAACGCTGGATCATTGCAACTGAAAACATGGCGGTTGGTGACATCATCAAAACTTCAGGAAAAATAGAAAGGATGGCAG tctCTGCTAATGATGGGGATGCATATCCAGTTGGAGCTCTACCACTTGGAACCCTCATAAATAACTTGGAGAGTCATCCTGGGAAAGGAGCACAGTATATCCGAGCAGCAG GCACCTGTGGGGTAATACTGAGGAAAATGAGTGGAACAGCCATTATACAGTTGCCCTCCAAGAGGCAAATACAG GTGCTGGAAACATGCATGGCTACAGTGGGACGAGTTTCCAATGTTGAGCATAACCAACGCGACCTTGGGAAAGCTGGTCGGAACCGGTGGCTGGGAAAGCGACCAGATAGTGGCTTATGGCAGCGGAAAGGGGGATGGGCTGGACGCAAGATCAGGCCCCTCCCAGCGATAAAAAGTTATGTGAACCTGCCAGTGCCAGCCTCATAA